The stretch of DNA GCCGACGGCATCTGGCTGGCCGGCGTCGTCAACGCCCCTGCTTTAGACCGCGTCTACTATGCTGCCCGCGGGCAGGGTGCCTGGCTGGAGGAAGCCGGGACCGTGACCCGGCTGGAAGGGCCCGTGCCGGGCCGCAAGGGGCAGATCCTGGCCACCGGCTTCAACTACGATCCGCTGGTCCGCTCGGAACAGGCCGGGCAGTTTGCCGAACTGCTGGAAGGGTTCGCGGACGTCCGCCGCTTAGGGTCCGCGGCGCTGGACCTGTGCATGGTGGCGGACGGCACCCACGACGCCTTTGGCGAACGCGGGCTCAACGAACACGACTTTTCCGCGGGGGCGCTGATCGCCGAGGAAGCCGGCTGCTGGGTCCGCCGGCCCCGGCTGACCAGCCCGCTGGACGGCGGCCCCACCGATCAGGAGCGGCTGGACGCCTGGACGTGCGCGGCCAGCCTGGAGCTGTCCGGAAAATTTCCGCTCTGACTGCCAGTTTCGCCCGGACTGCCGGTTCCGGTCTGGCTGCCAATTCCGCCTCACTGATAGTTCAGTCACGGAAAGCACCCTTTTGCCGCTTGCTACTGGGCAGTACCACTACCATTGATGGGTGCATCAGCAGATAACCGTCCGTCCCGCCGTCGAATCCGATTTCGACGCCGTTGCCCGCATCACCAGGGATTCCTACCTGGCCGCCGGGTACTTCGACGACGCCGACCACCCCTACATGCGCAAGGTCCAGGATGTTGCGCAGCGCGCCGGCCAGGCCACGGTCTGGGTGGCCGAGCGGGCCGGAAACGTGGTGGGTTCGGTCACCCTTGCCTTGGCCGGGGAGCCCTATGCGGATATCGCACTGCGGGATGAACTGGAGTTCCGCATGCTGGTGGTGGACCCGGCCGTGCAACGCAGCGGCGCAGGCAAAGCCATTATGGCTGCCATCGTGGACCACGCCAAGGCACTGGACGGGATCAGCGCCGTCTCGCTCACCACCGGAAGCACCTGGGAAAGCGCCCGCGGACTGTACAACAAAACCGGCTTCGCGCGGATGCCGGACAGGGACTGGTTCGTCCCCGGAACTGACATAAAGCTGCTGGTTTACCGGCTGGACCTGTAGCCGCCCTAAAGTGGTGCCGACTCATTCCAGCTTTGAAAGGCCCACCATGCGCAAAACCTTCGGCACCGGCTCCGTCTGGGAACAGACCCTCGGCTACTCCCGGGCCGTCCAGGTGGACAACACCCTCTACATTTCCGCCACCGCAGCCGGCGGCGAGGATGGCATCGTGGGGAACGACTTTTACACGCAGACCCAGTTCATCCTGCAGAAGCTCGGCAAGGTCCTCGCTGACGCCGGCTTCAGCCTGGAGGATGTGGTCCAGTCCAAGCTGTACCTGACGGACATCAGCAAGTGGGAAGACGCCGGACGTGCCCACGGCGAGGTATTCGGCGAGATCCGGCCCACGCTGTCCCTGGTGCACGTGCTGCCGTTCCTGGATCCGGAAATGCTCGTGGAAATCGAGCTGGTGGCCCAGAGGAGCGCCAGCTAATCTAGCCAGCCGGCAGGCCGTAGCGGTGCTCCGGCCTGCCGGTGGTCCCGTAGCGGAGCTGGATATCCACTGCGCCGTCGTCGGCCAGTGAGGACAGGTAACGCTGCGCCGTCGCCCGGGAAACACCCACGCGGCTGGCCACTTCCGCCGCCGAATACTGCTCGCCGGGGACCAGGGATTCCAGCACCGCCGCCTCAGTGGCGGACCGCGGCCTGGACGACGGCGTGACGTCACCAGGGATCAGCGCCCGCTTGGCCCGCTCCACCGCGTCCTGGTCCAGCGCCCCGGGCTGGGACAGCAGGCGCCGGTACCGCGCGTAGGACCGAAGCTGCTGCGACAGGGAATCCGCGGTGAAGGGCTTCAGCAGGTAACCCAGCGCACCGCGGCGGAATGCCACCCGGAGGGAGGCGGCGTCGGAAGCGGCACTCAGGATCACGGTGTCCACATCCAGCTGCTGGAGCAGGTCCAGGCCGGAGGCATCGGGCAGGTAGACGTCGAGCAGCACCAGGTCCGGCCGCAGACTGTGGATGGCCTGCAGCGCCAGCGACGCCGTTCCCACCGGCGCCAGCGCCAGGAACCCCGCCACCGAATCCACGTAGGCGGCGTGCAGTTTGGCCACGTGGAAGTCGTCATCCACGATCAGCACCCGAAAATCATCAGCCATGAGTGTCCTTTCCAGCTGCATCTTGAGACGCGGCATCTTGAGACGCGGCTTCGTTGAGCCGGGAATTCCTGGCCCCCGCAGTGGTGCCGGGCAGGGTGGCCATAAAAACTGCGCCTGGTCCGCCGGGCTGCCCGGCTTCAAGCAGGCGGACGTCCCCGCCGCGGCGCCGGGCCAGCTGGCGGGCCAGTGCCAGCCCGAACCCCTGGCCCCCGCCGGCACGTACCGGACCGGAAGCCGTGGTGAAGCCTTCGGCGAAGATCGCCTCGGCGTCCGTTCCCTCCGCCAGCCCGTCCCCGGAGTCGGCGACCACCACGTGGAGGGTGCCGCCGTCGTCGCCCGGCTCGTCCAGCACCTCCACCTCGACCCACCGGTCTGAAGCTGCGCCGGCCACGGCGGCGTTGACGGCATTGTCGATCAAATTGCCCAGCACGGTGGTGACGTCCTGGGCGTCGGTGACCTGCCCGCGGACCAGGGTTTCGGGCCCGATCCGCAAGGCGACCCCGCGCTCGTCGGCCTCTACGCCCTTGGCTCCGACGAAGGCCTGCAGGTAAGGGTCCTGCAGCAGCTCGGCCTGGTCCACCGGAAACTTCAGCGGCCCTGTGGCGGCCAGCCGGGCCAGGTAGTCGCGCGCCTGCTGGTGCTGCCCCATGCTCATGAACCCCGCGATGGTATGCAGCTGGTTGGCGAACTCGTGCCGCTGGGCCCGCAATGCCGTGGACATGGTGCCCACTGCGTCCAGCTGCCGGGTGAGCTGCTGAAGCTCGGTGCGGTCACGGAGCATCACCACCCAGCCCAGGTCCTCCCGCCCGTGAAGGGCTTTGCGGGCGTTTGCCACGAGTACCCGGCCGCCAGCCACCAGTTCAATGGCGGAAGGGTCACCGGAGCCGGGCCTGGTGAGGGATTTCAACAGGTCCGGCACCGGGGCGTCCTCCCAGTGTGTTCCGGCGAGATCGCCCAGCCCCAGCAGGCGCTGCGCCGCGGCGTTGAACACGGTGATCCGGCCGTCGGCGGAAACGCCGATCACGCCGTCGTCCACACCCTGCAGGACCGCCACCTGGTCGTGGACCAGGGAGCTGATCTCTTCCGGCTCCAGGCCCAGGGTGAGGCGCTGCAGGCGGCGGCGCAGCAGGAAGGACCCCAGGATGCCGGCGAACAGCGCGCCGGTAGCCGTCAGGGCTACCGGGCCGATGTCCCGTTCCACGCTC from Pseudarthrobacter siccitolerans encodes:
- a CDS encoding inositol monophosphatase family protein — translated: MTGVTGLLEVARQAAAAGAKVLAGRNADALHASNKGDAGDWVTAFDVAAENAVRDVIAAARPGDSITGEEHGTTRPADPTGYRWSIDPLDGTTNFIRNIVYYGTSVAVAEADGIWLAGVVNAPALDRVYYAARGQGAWLEEAGTVTRLEGPVPGRKGQILATGFNYDPLVRSEQAGQFAELLEGFADVRRLGSAALDLCMVADGTHDAFGERGLNEHDFSAGALIAEEAGCWVRRPRLTSPLDGGPTDQERLDAWTCAASLELSGKFPL
- a CDS encoding GNAT family N-acetyltransferase — its product is MHQQITVRPAVESDFDAVARITRDSYLAAGYFDDADHPYMRKVQDVAQRAGQATVWVAERAGNVVGSVTLALAGEPYADIALRDELEFRMLVVDPAVQRSGAGKAIMAAIVDHAKALDGISAVSLTTGSTWESARGLYNKTGFARMPDRDWFVPGTDIKLLVYRLDL
- a CDS encoding RidA family protein, with the protein product MRKTFGTGSVWEQTLGYSRAVQVDNTLYISATAAGGEDGIVGNDFYTQTQFILQKLGKVLADAGFSLEDVVQSKLYLTDISKWEDAGRAHGEVFGEIRPTLSLVHVLPFLDPEMLVEIELVAQRSAS
- a CDS encoding response regulator; translation: MADDFRVLIVDDDFHVAKLHAAYVDSVAGFLALAPVGTASLALQAIHSLRPDLVLLDVYLPDASGLDLLQQLDVDTVILSAASDAASLRVAFRRGALGYLLKPFTADSLSQQLRSYARYRRLLSQPGALDQDAVERAKRALIPGDVTPSSRPRSATEAAVLESLVPGEQYSAAEVASRVGVSRATAQRYLSSLADDGAVDIQLRYGTTGRPEHRYGLPAG
- a CDS encoding sensor histidine kinase, which codes for MPRSSPRAPLRFSTQTLLLQLAVVLLVVLLSAAVHAWLTYDRVGREAENQALTLARTVASDPSVRAEVLAISEQPGTPPASELAAGPLMASAEAARARTGALFVVITDETGLRLAHPDPQRLGERVSTDPSEALSGQEVTTRNTGTLGPSAGAKVPVFAPGGSTVVGEVSVGYSMETVGQSVERDIGPVALTATGALFAGILGSFLLRRRLQRLTLGLEPEEISSLVHDQVAVLQGVDDGVIGVSADGRITVFNAAAQRLLGLGDLAGTHWEDAPVPDLLKSLTRPGSGDPSAIELVAGGRVLVANARKALHGREDLGWVVMLRDRTELQQLTRQLDAVGTMSTALRAQRHEFANQLHTIAGFMSMGQHQQARDYLARLAATGPLKFPVDQAELLQDPYLQAFVGAKGVEADERGVALRIGPETLVRGQVTDAQDVTTVLGNLIDNAVNAAVAGAASDRWVEVEVLDEPGDDGGTLHVVVADSGDGLAEGTDAEAIFAEGFTTASGPVRAGGGQGFGLALARQLARRRGGDVRLLEAGQPGGPGAVFMATLPGTTAGARNSRLNEAASQDAASQDAAGKDTHG